The region GCAGCAGAGCCAAGCTGTCCTCAAAGTGACGCTGCGCTATTTCGGCCTGTATCTCTTCCGGAGCGGTAACGAGCCAATCGGGCGGTAGATTTTCGATCATCACACGACCCACCTCCGATGCCGTTGGGCTGAGCGCGAGTAACTCATTATCGGTCGTGGGCTTGGGTGTGACGGTTTCGAACTTGAGGCTCGTCGGTGGTTGCGGTGCTTGTGCTTTCTTGGGTTTCGTTGGCTGGTGAAACTTGATCGCTTGCTCGAACTTGTCGATCCATTCCTGTTTGGTGGCCGCATTGATACACTGGAAAATCCGCGCACCGTCGCTGGTGATAACGTTGATCGCGTTCTTGTTCACACCGTCCAGATCCTTGATGTTGATGACAGCGATCTTTTTCGTCTCGTATTCGGTCACAAATTCGAGTTTCCTAGAAGAGAGCCAAGATTCTATCACCTGCCGCAACGTAAAGGCGCACGTGGCTGGACTTACTTATCGTGTTTTACTTTGGCCAGTACCAGCACTTCGTTGAACAGGAACAAATGGATGCGGCAGATCGGTCGGTAATCGTTCGAATCCAGCTCGATGAGACCGCCTTCGTGAATGAAAAACTTATCATCCAAGTTACCGTTGTAGCCAAGCAGTGACTCCTTGATCAACTGGATCGCCTTtcgattctgctgctcctcgttcACGTTCGGATCGAGGCTCTGCTCTTCGATGATGTTTTTCTGTTCATCCAGTAGCGACTCGTCGCGCAGCGTTGTCAGCAGATTGCGCTGTTCGATGAGTATGTGCGATAGTTGGTACATTTCCGACTCGAGATCTGAAACGAGAGCCACCGATGCAAGGAACGAACTGGAACGGGCGGTATCGGATCAGCCACTTACGCGAGATCTCCTTGGCCGTCTCGATGAACTGCATGTAGTTTTGGTAGACATGTTTCTTGAGCGTCGACGACACGGTATCGCTGAGGCCTTggattttctgtttcgtttgcagcagctccGGTCCACCGACACAATCTTGGACGAGATTTTTCACATCTGAAACGGAGATACGCCCGGTGATGATCTCATCTTGCTGGTTTGGATGGCTCCGATCAACGACTTACACTTTTCCGCGTTGAAGTTGTCCTTCTCGAACATCGCGGTGTTCGCCTCCGGCATGTTGAtcactgtttttggtggcttTCTGCGATGAAATTGTAAAATCAATCTCTATTCTCAAAATCACaagaaaaacagcaaaagggggtggaaagggggggggggcagtgttGTGACGGATGAGAAAGCGACACCCTGTGCCTGTTGCACAGGGTGTCCAGAGGAACGTgacgatttcaattttccggtAAAATAATGAACGTTTAAAtagtttttccagtttttagTAAATCTACATCTTTATTTTGGCTGACGATAAAATTCATTGCGAGGATCTCTTCcctgtttgttttggtttacGTCCCGGTCTTCCCCTCACTGGGACTGACTCTGAGTATACTCCTTCCTTCAGCTTGCCGGCCATTTTTCGTTCGTGTACTTTCCGATGCTTGGCTAGATGGTCCGATCGAGAGAAACACTTTGGACAGTAGGTACAGCGGTACGGTTTCACACCGGAATGTGAGCGGAAGTGGCGCGAAAGTTCATCCGACCGCGAGAACCGCCAATGGCAATCGGGCCACTTGCACTGGTACGGTTTATCGCCAATGTGTCGACGAAGGTGTGCCTTCAAATGGACCGGCTTAGCGTACACCTTGCGGCAGGTTTCGAAAGGACACACGAAAGTACCGGTCGTCGAATCTGGCTCGGTGAATTCCTTCAGTTTCGTACCCGGTTTCGACGATGGCCCTGGTGGATATGCCTGGTAAGATGGCTCTTCACTTATCCGGCGCACGAAATCACCCGTTGCAGTCGCTTGACGAATGAAGGCTTCACAGGAATCGTCACAAAGATACGTCTTTTCCGGTAGCTGCAACTTATTGTCCCCCAGCTGACTAAAATCGACACAATTGTATTCCAGGACGAAGTTTTCCACACCGAGCTCAAACTGTAGATCCACGACATCGTCCAGAATATGTAGAATTTCTTCCGAGCCTGTTGATTggagttccgttccgtttcgctgaATCGTATCCGGCGGATCGGCGTTGCTGAGCAACGGCTGAACGCTCGGTAAGGAGAGCTCCACCGGTTCATACTCTACGTGTGTATACTCGTCCTGTAACTCGTTGTAAAAATGGTAGAATCCATTTGCCAGAAAATCCTCCGTCGAATGTTCGTAGCTGCCGTAATCCATGGTTCTGTTTGTTCACTGAACTACGCCACGAACCGATCACAACGAATCTCCAAAGCCTACTAAGCCACCAGCGTTCGATGACGCCAATGAGATGATACCAGCTACCGATCCGTTCGACCGGATTTCCCTTGAATGCGATCATCGTCCAAGCCAAATGGCAGATAGAactgataaaacaaaaaacggctGGCGACAGGAGCGACGTGAATCGGCGAGGGACAATGGCGTCGAACGGGTAAAACATTGTCCAGCACCACGCACGGACACGTCTGCCGCTGATATCGTGGAAGCGCCCTGGATCGATTCCACGAGAACGCACATTAGTGTCAAATGACAACGGGAGAACCTCGAACGATCCGTTTTATCTCGGCTGCCCGACTTTGAAGCTGATGTGGATCATCTGCGCCATGCAATGTCGAGGCCActcttgctttctctctcgctggatTTGTTCTTTATCACACACCATTATTCGGTAAACGGAGTGGATCTTTTCCCAAAACAACCAGCTCGTTGGCAATCCATCAGCGACGATGAATTCGAGAACGTTGAACTGGTGTTACCGAGGGACCAACAAAGCCTCTGGCCTCTGTGCATCCTCTTGCTCGTCTgacgcagcggcagcacaaaAACCAGATGTCCCCGTCGATATCTGTCTCTCCCTGACGCTATGGTCATCTCACTGATGATTAGTGTCTGGGGAATTGGCCGTTTTGATGGTTGTCCCGTCATTTGCCTGTTGCCTCGGTCATCGGGAAATGATGTGTTGGAATATTTGTGGCTAATGCGCGCGTTCCAGAGATACATATACGTAAATTGAATGTACTTACCCCCGAGTCTcacggcgaaaaaaaaaacagtaaaacaaacacacaacactagCAATGATtaattttttccatttctaaaAATATCTATTACGATTTTCACTTTGAACTTCTCGCTTTCTGCTTTCACAATGCGCTTAACTCCTGGTTCTCACCGTCATGTTGCTATCCTATTGGGCTGCCAGCCACTTTGCTGCCACCGAATCTGTAAAGagactccttctcctcctcctcctcctcctcctcctcctcctcctcctcctcctcctcctcctcctcctcctcctcctcctcctcctcctcctcctcctcctcctctgccgCATCCTCCACAAGCGtcaaatgatttaatttttgtatTCCGCCGAGGAAACTGAACTGTGTAAATTTCTGACCGTCTGTTGCCATTGTTTTCGAGCTTTTGTCGCAAACCTTCTACTTCCTACCCTTTTCCTAACAGCGCTCAAACGATCGCTCGCACGCTTCTTTTCCATCGGCAGAAGTATGATTGCAAGAAAGATTGATACAATGGATTTCTTCAATGCAGTGAATGCTTCAATACAAGCACTCGCTGCGATACGTTACGTTTGTCGACGTGCAATTGGCTACTTCTGCGTTTCCAGTGTGTGTCCCTGGGGGGTGATTGGAAAAGGATCAATTTCCTCTTATTCTATGCTACatcatttgtttcgctttaCTTTCCACTTTTACACGAAGAATGTTCCATCGCTCACCCCTGCCCTGTGCCATGCTTTCtttatgctgtttttttaCAATTAAATACACACATAAACTAACACGTTGTGAAGTTTAGGTGCGCAGATTGATCGAAGAACGTTCCAATgggagaggggaggggtgTCTATTTTGGTTGTTGCCAATCGAGTAAATAACACAACCATTCTAGCGGCGTGCTTTCGACAATGCACCATTTTCGGGTTGTAATTGATGTTTCTGCTTTAGCTTGTTTGAAACCGCTCATCAAAGGGCTCTCTACACTCTCGGGGATGGTccgaaggaagggaaaaggtCAATACTGTACAGAGTAAAGGTTGGTTAATATGTCCAATTCATGCTTCCGTTGTTCTGTCCTTCTACTAAGCAactgattttcttttcgctaTGTGCAACGTCCTTTTCCATGTACATCTTTTGCTCgaagttttgtgtttgtttctttttttatacataTTTGTTTTGCAAGCGACCCTCTTTCGCTCTATATGCTTCGCATATGACGTGTGGTAACACCGATGTGATCGCCTGCTGTTTCTCGACATGGACACTCTGTAACCATCACCTAATGATCACTGATTCGCGATCACTGGTTATTATTCCGAACGAAACGACTTTTCTTAGATACCCCCGGCCTCAATCTACCATTCCATAGCACGCGTGTGCAAACAGTGCACCACATCCACTGCACGTTatgaatttgttttaattaaataatccTGCCACTGGTTAACGGCTGCCAACTTTCAGCTAAACAAAAGTGTGTTGtgctttttctcgctttctgttgttgtgtATTTCTGTTGCGCTCCTTGTGTTGCCATTTTCCCACTTTCTCTGTTCCACTCTGCCTCCATACGAGTCACTTGCTTACTTGCTTAGCTTTACTTAACGCATAGTTTGTGTTTGTATCTCTCTGCTGGGGTTTTACACTATTCTTACACATCTTACCACCAACTCTTCCACTTACACTGTTAGAAATCTAGAAAACAAATATTCAACTGCCCGACTGTCCGCCGTTGCAGCTGATCCGTTCCACCAGCGCGAGACCCCCGCGGTTTAcacgcttccttccttttataCATTAGCGATTGAGTTTTGCGTGTTGAAATGAATTCCTCGTTCTGCATCAGCAATTTCAACGCTATTCTCACGTGCTTTATCAGACACTTTTAGGTCACTTCTGTTTTCACCATTTCATTGTTCAgctcttcttttgtttcttttttttctgtaattTTCATAATCATTAACACTTCAAATTGAAATTCTTTGCTTGAAAGTAAAACTTTGctcataatttgttttgtttgtttttggttttcatggGGGGTGTTGCAAAGTGGATACCGTACTTCAACAAACTTTTTAATGCCAAAGAAGGTCTGCAGCGTTGCCGACGGGCGGTGATGATGCCATTCAGTACATCACCTCGTACACTGTTGCCTTCTTATCACCAGAGCCGGTAACGATATACTTATCATCGGTTGAAATATCACAACTAAGTACTGACGAGGTTTCCTTTGActggatgaaaggaaaaagaacgaGAAAAGACAATCGATAAGCAACGATCTATCCGAGAAGACGAGagagcaccgatcgatcgatccacttACCTGGAATATGCTGGCACCGTATGGGGTACGCCACGCGTTCAGCAGATTGTCCTTGCCGGTCGAGACGAACCACTTGCCGCAGGCGGCAAACCGTAGCGACAGTACGCAGCTTTCGTGCAAATGCAGCTGATATTTGTCCTGCTTGGTGGCATGCAGCACCTCGACGTGCGAGTTTTCCATTCCCACCGCCAACCATTCACCTGGAACCGAGAGCTTTCGTTAGATATCCTGCTCTTGCCTACCGCTTGGCAGCATCATTGCGTCTTACCCGTTGGACAGTAGCCGAGGGAGAAGATTTGCGAGCTGaaatcgtgctgctgcagttgccgACCTTCTCGCAGATCCCACGATCGTACCGTATTATCCAGACCGCCCGTCCACAACCGCAAACCATCGGGACTGATGTCGATACACGATGCACCATCGGTGTGGCCCTGGAACTGCCGGACCAGCGTTTGGTTGTGCAGATCCCACACGGCAATGTTACCATCGCTGCAGCACGAGAAGCACACCTTCGAGTCGGGGCTGATGGCAAGCGCGTAACAGGCCGGTGCAGCGGATGTCAGTTCCGCCTTTATCCGTGGCGTCGGGCTCGCAAGATCCCAAATCGAAAGGTTAGATGCTTCACCGCCAACGATGAGCGTACGGCCGTCCGGTAGCAGCTTCACCGAGCGTATATAATTGTCTCGCTGCTGCgaatcccaaaaaaaccagaaaccgCAAAAACCACGAAGACCATTAAAGGGATGCTCTGCTAGCGAATGATCCTCCGCATGATCTGCAGCCGCGTTCTAGCTGAAGGAACCACTTACCAGACAGTCTAGCTGGCTGACCGGGCTTTTGTTGCCGGGCTGTGAGATGTCCCACACCTTGACGCATCCCTTGCCACCGGTGTAGACGTATTTGGTCGGGTTCGAGATGGTAACTGCGCACACTACCTCCCCATGCGAGAGGGTATTGATCTGGCGTGCGTGCCGCGGGATTCCTGGTCCCGCCAGTGCATCCGTCGGGAACGGTACGGGTTGTGGGGCTCCTTCACCGTTCATATGGTACGAGTAGGCACTACGGAACAAAAGATACACCGTGATTAGACTGTTTACTGTCGCGCTCTGTCCCCCGAATGGTCCGTTTACTCACGATTTACCGCCCGCGACGGGTAGCGCGATGCCATTGGTGCGGACGTGACCATGCGGATCGAAGGGCATCGGTGGTCGACCGTACGGATCGGGTGGTGGTCTCGCGTACGGATCCGATGGGCGTTGATATGGCGACGGAGGATAGCCGGCGGCTGGTGAAGGTACTACGGCTTTCGGGGCACCGGGTGTCGATGAGTTGGGCGTTGGGACACGGGCCTTGGCACCGGGTGTTCCAGGTTTATCGAGCTAAACGGAAGAAAGGGAGCTAGTATCAGTATCACCATTCGAATTCAACATCTGGTCCACCGTGTTCTTACATCTTTCGTTTTGAGACTGGGCGTTGATCGGGAGGAGCTCGAGCCTGACCGCGAAGGTGGTCGATCGTTGGCACCTTTTAAACTGCTCGAACCTGCCTTATCACTACCATTCAGTCCAATACTGTCCCGATCGCCACGATCCGACTGATGATCACCGTTCGGTCGGGGTGAGGGTGAGCCctaagacagagagagaaagagagagaccgaaGAACGATTGTAGAACATATTTCCCTGGGTTGTGATAAGAAATGAGATGACAAATTTGCAAGGGTCTTTACACACTCACAAGCATACGTACAcccacactcgcacacatacaaccaaACCCATACATACGCATCCCATAGTACTTGgagggaaaaggagaagaatgcCTAGCAACCAAATGCCACGACATTCACGATCCACACATCACAGTACACTGGGTTTTAAGgacgaaaaacaacacaacagtcAAGCGTCTACGGgcagatgaagatgaagctaTCAGAAAGCCGGAAgctacacaacacacaaatggGTGAAGAAACTCAGATAGCAGTAAAATTAAATCGGGAGGAAAAGGTACCAACAAAAGATGGAATGTGTTAAGGCTTTCTAGTGCTAAACAATTCTAgatgagaaaaataaaaatgtcaaCGACGCGAGAgggcaacaaaacacaaaggaattacagaaacaacagaagaaataaataaattaacaaacgatgatgataaaagTAACCAAtcgaatcaaatcaaattaaacaaaaaacgaaaatgaacCAGAACAAAAACCAAGCTACTGTTTAACAAACGAATGTGGAAAATGCTTCCCAAATAAGCTCAATAACTTATAGCGGAAGGTTCACGGAAAGcaggtgacgacgatggtgatagtgatggtgatgctagtggtggcagtgatggtgattataagagatagagaaagagtgagCAACCAGGACCGGGTAAAGGTCGCATTTTACTTCGATTTTCTGTTCCGACAACTAATTCTCGCTCTACTTTGCAATGCGGATGGGTTGGAACAGTGAGTTAGCTAACATGTCCAATTACAATGTCTAAACGGTACGATATTACAATTCAATTTAGCAATACTTTtacttttgatttttattttcatttttcttaaattttgctttttgctctgtgccccaaaaacacgcacacacacatacacacactcacacgctcACGACCCTTACCGTTTCATTCGCGACGTCCACCACTAAATCCTGATCACTTTTCTCACCATCACTTTCCTGCAAAACAATAGGCCAACTTTCAATACAATCGTGTGGTACATCGAAGGTGTAGAGGGGAGGAGACAAAATGaagaaggaaggggggggggactggggCGTCAACTAACATGTGAGCAGGCTTCCATGATAAGGCAAGGATCTTAtcacaaagcaaaaaacaaactggttaaactttctttctctgcCCGTAAACGGATTGTGCTCTGTTTCCGGCGCTAAACTGTTCGTCCTTGCTGTTTGAGAGCAAAGAATAAAACCCGATCATCGGAAAATCGAGTGCcactaacacacacatacagacacgcacatacacacacgctCAGTGAGAATTTCAACgagcaaaaaaataataaaaaataaaaactcaaacgggaaggaaaacaacacaaatcgTTCGATCAGGATCTGGGGACTTACGTGATtgagtttttcctctttccgtcgcttcgcttcaccatCCAGCTCGagcggtgatcgcgatcgatacTTTTCCCGATCGGCAGGTGATACGGAGTTGCGCTGTGGAAAACAAGGAAACGTGCGATtaatgaaacggaaacagtTAAATGATTTGCGTGGCTGGTGGCGGTCGGTTTGGTGAGAGCTTTCCTTACCATTCGCTCCTCAGCGGACGGACCACCGAGCGGTACCTTGAGATCCTCGCGGTGCAGATCGGGTGGCGCTTTCAGCAGACTTTGCGGCGCACCGTGTGGCCCTAGGCCCATCGGTCCACCGAACGCCGTCAGCGGTCCGGCCAGTGCTCCGAGGGCCGGTATCGGTTGCGGTGGTCCACCGGGTATCTGTTGCGCGTGGATCTGTTGCTGCAAGCGGGATTAAAGTACGGGATTGAGGAAAACGGGGCATGGGGTGGTCATGAACGGTGGATTGTGCCAGAAGCGcaagtggagagagagagagagagatggaaagagaAACGGAGAGACAATAATTAGTTAAACTCCACAAACTCGTCGTGTGGCTTCGTCAACGTTTGGTGATTGATTTAGTTGAGGGTGGTATGGTGGGGGAGGTGATGGACAAcattacgaaaaaaaaacacagaacgccagtgagtgagtgagtatgTTCCAAGCATGACATGGGTATGAACGGGGGAGAGTTATGCGTGTAGTTTGTGGTACGAAAATGGTACGACATATGAAGCTGGTGCTCTGATGGTGTCGATGGGTCAATCCGAATCGGGAGAGGCATGCAGCTAATGTTGCGAACAAAATAAACAAGCACGAGCACACTCTGGACAAACAATACATGCATTAAAATCCGACGTCGCGAACACAACATTGACGTAGTAATTATCATTTATTAGTGAGTTACTTAAATTATCATAATCAAAGCCCATTACGAAaggacacatcatcatcgcacagAGCGTAATCATCATTCATTAATGTCATAACGGCAACGGGGACAGCACGGATATTGAAGGATCACTCACGCTGTTGACCGTTGTGCGAACGATGggcgttttttgttgttgcgaaaaatatgtttaccaTTAAATTGATCCGCATTTTTCCAACCCACTTTTGGCATTCAATCAAATAGTTAATTATTTTTCCGCCAGCGAATGCACTCGTCACAAGCAAGCGACCCATTCTCGGCCCCACATTCTGCTGTCACATCATTGATTGTGATGTGTCTGtttggttgggtttttttttattcaccGCCCGCTGTTTTGTGTAATTGtaaaaaaagagcgagagagagagagagagggaaagtgCAAACGCTTTTATCTGCACGCGATCCATGGATTACCATGTAGATTGTTTTCCCATTTGCCACATTttctttccccatttttttatgtatttatttatCGTGAACATCATAATGGCAATCGGGATCGCTCGGTGGCTCTGCAtggtttcaaacaaacaaaaatggctCAATGAATATTAATTACAGATGCAGcagccccctccctcccgcaCGTGCAtcactgttttgttttattcacgCCCGCTCACCGGTAATCGATATCGCAGTTCACCATCGATGAGGTACGAAAATGATTGGTTTTGAGGTGGTGATGGGCGAGGCGGGGggttaatttttcatccccGGTCGAGTGCGACCTGCGTTGCAACCTGATGCCCAGTTGACagtcggtggtttcggtggtttcggttgatCTGATTGCAGGCGCATCGGTCGCATTCTCACCGGacccggtggtggtctagCGGTCACGCCAGAGAATTGGTTTCAATTTGCACTaatggcagcggtggcggtggcgagttTGAATTGCTCTAGCATTAGCTGAGgtttcctgcagcagcagtagcaacagcaaaagcagaaaTATGTGTATTTATCAAACACCAGCGTGGAATaggcggcggtggtgcggtTTTTAATCATCTGCGGTGCAGCTCACACAAAACCCACAGGCCGGCCGCTGAGTGAGCGCTCAATTTCGGAATAGGATTTCATTTGAGCGCGTAACATTTGCGCGAACATTGTTTTGAGGTTGCAGCGGTCGACGTATTGATTCGATTGTGGTTTTACACCCCCTGAAGCAatgccggctggctggtggaccGCAGAGTGCAAAGCGATAGCCATCTCCCGCCGAGAGCGATGCATACACAAGATTGATCAATTATTGTTTTCGATCCGGAGCACGATGCGACAATACTTTGTAGGATAAATTAAGTTGTAGATGGTGCACTAGATGGTTAGGGGAGTGGCTATTAGTTTCCAGCAAAACGATTCAATCCACTTACACATTACACGAGCGAAAGATTGGCACTGACtccattgaaatggaaaaaagaagcTATTGCCAGCCACTTCTCTACCACGGTCTACTAGGATCGTGAACCCTGCTCTCAACAGTTCGTTCAAG is a window of Anopheles aquasalis chromosome 2, idAnoAquaMG_Q_19, whole genome shotgun sequence DNA encoding:
- the LOC126570244 gene encoding protein groucho isoform X6, whose amino-acid sequence is MYPAPTRHPSASVSSSKSIHPWLGGPPPQGRQFTIAETLERIKEEFNFLQAQYHSLKLECDKLASEKTEMQRHYVMYYEMSYGLNVEMHKQTEIAKRLNALIGQLLPFLATEHQQQVASAVERAKQVTMPELNAIIGIHAQQIPGGPPQPIPALGALAGPLTAFGGPMGLGPHGAPQSLLKAPPDLHREDLKVPLGGPSAEERMRNSVSPADREKYRSRSPLELDGEAKRRKEEKLNHESDGEKSDQDLVVDVANETGSPSPRPNGDHQSDRGDRDSIGLNGSDKAGSSSLKGANDRPPSRSGSSSSRSTPSLKTKDLDKPGTPGAKARVPTPNSSTPGAPKAVVPSPAAGYPPSPYQRPSDPYARPPPDPYGRPPMPFDPHGHVRTNGIALPVAGGKSAYSYHMNGEGAPQPVPFPTDALAGPGIPRHARQINTLSHGEVVCAVTISNPTKYVYTGGKGCVKVWDISQPGNKSPVSQLDCLQRDNYIRSVKLLPDGRTLIVGGEASNLSIWDLASPTPRIKAELTSAAPACYALAISPDSKVCFSCCSDGNIAVWDLHNQTLVRQFQGHTDGASCIDISPDGLRLWTGGLDNTVRSWDLREGRQLQQHDFSSQIFSLGYCPTGEWLAVGMENSHVEVLHATKQDKYQLHLHESCVLSLRFAACGKWFVSTGKDNLLNAWRTPYGASIFQSKETSSVLSCDISTDDKYIVTGSGDKKATVYEVMY
- the LOC126570244 gene encoding protein groucho isoform X4, coding for MYPAPTRHPSASVSSSKSIHPWLGGPPPQGRQFTIAETLERIKEEFNFLQAQYHSLKLECDKLASEKTEMQRHYVMYYEMSYGLNVEMHKQTEIAKRLNALIGQLLPFLATEHQQQVASAVERAKQVTMPELNAIIGQHQQQGIQQLLQQIHAQQIPGGPPQPIPALGALAGPLTAFGGPMGLGPHGAPQSLLKAPPDLHREDLKRNSVSPADREKYRSRSPLELDGEAKRRKEEKLNHESDGEKSDQDLVVDVANETGSPSPRPNGDHQSDRGDRDSIGLNGSDKAGSSSLKGANDRPPSRSGSSSSRSTPSLKTKDLDKPGTPGAKARVPTPNSSTPGAPKAVVPSPAAGYPPSPYQRPSDPYARPPPDPYGRPPMPFDPHGHVRTNGIALPVAGGKSAYSYHMNGEGAPQPVPFPTDALAGPGIPRHARQINTLSHGEVVCAVTISNPTKYVYTGGKGCVKVWDISQPGNKSPVSQLDCLQRDNYIRSVKLLPDGRTLIVGGEASNLSIWDLASPTPRIKAELTSAAPACYALAISPDSKVCFSCCSDGNIAVWDLHNQTLVRQFQGHTDGASCIDISPDGLRLWTGGLDNTVRSWDLREGRQLQQHDFSSQIFSLGYCPTGEWLAVGMENSHVEVLHATKQDKYQLHLHESCVLSLRFAACGKWFVSTGKDNLLNAWRTPYGASIFQSKETSSVLSCDISTDDKYIVTGSGDKKATVYEVMY